A window from Gopherus flavomarginatus isolate rGopFla2 chromosome 4, rGopFla2.mat.asm, whole genome shotgun sequence encodes these proteins:
- the LTV1 gene encoding protein LTV1 homolog has product MPHRRKKPFIEKKKAVTFHLVHRSQRDPLAADETAPQRVLLPSQKGDEEQRREEQRKYGVFFDDDYDYLQHLKETSGPSELVPSDVSGQPSRSIVREEESQQIPAPAINLPSSVFASEFEEDVGLLNKAAPVSGPRLDFDPDIVAALDDDFDFNNPDNLLEDDFVLKANEPWKGDWKREDCRGSDTEDEDEWEDMDDDGGKDNGSNEDYDSEGPLSDDEGVSEEMKEFLFMQEETKSRFTAYSMTSSVMRRNEQLTLLDERFEKFFEQFDDDEIGALDNVELEGFIHTNSSRLQEVLNDYYKEKAKDSVKPDALEPRKDLDSPLNEKGEEEEEEEIITLVIEEPKEKWDCESILSTYSNLYNHPKLIEEPAKSKPIKISHKSGIPLDILPQRGLTAKQIERMQMIDQSDLPRVSTQPRLKNESREDRKARKQAIKEERKERRMEKKANKLAFKLEKTRQEKELLNLRQNVQGLQLS; this is encoded by the exons ATG CCTCACAGAAGGAAGAAACCCTTTATAGAGAAAAAGAAAGCTGTAACATTTCACCTGGTACACAGAAGTCAGAGGGACCCTTTGGCAGCTGATGAGACTGCACCTCAGAGAGTTCTGTTGCCTTCACAGAAG GGAGATGAGGAACAGAGGAGAGAAGAGCAGAGGAAATATGGAGTGTTCTTTGATGATGACTACGACTACTTGCAGCATCTAAAAGAAACCTCTGGTCCCTCAGAGCTAGTCCCATCTGATGTGTCTGGTCAACCGAGCAGGAGTATagtgagagaggaagaaagtCAACAGATTCCA GCTCCTGCTATTAACTTGCCTTCCTCAGTGTTTGCCTCAGAGTTTGAAGAGGATGTGGGACTCTTAAATAAAGCTGCTCCTGTTTCAG GACCCCGTTTGGATTTTGACCCTGATATTGTCGCAGCTCTTGATGATGACTTTGACTTCAATAATCCAGATAATCTTCTCGAAGATGACTTTGTCTTAAAGGCCAATGAGCCATGGAAAGGGGACTGGAAAAGAGAGGATTGTCG GGGCTCTGATACTGAGGATGAAGATGAGTGGGAGGATATGGATGATGATGGTGGAAAGGACAACGGTAGTAATGAAGATTATGATTCAGAGGGTCCTTTATCAGATGATGAGGGAGTTAGTGAAGAGATGAAAGAGTTTCTTTTCATGCAAGAGGAGACCAAGAGCCGTTTCACAGCATACTCCATGACTTCGTCCGTAATGAGAAGGAATGAACAGTTGACCCTGCTAGATGAGAGATTTGAGAAG TTCTTTGAACAGTTTGATGACGATGAGATTGGAGCATTGGATAATGTGGAATTAGAAGGCTTTATTCACACCAACAGCTCTCGGTTGCAAGAAGTCCTGAATGACTACTACAAGGAGAAAGCTAAGGA CTCTGTGAAACCCGATGCTCTTGAACCAAGAAAGGATTTAGATTCTCCCCTTAATGAGAAGggtgaggaagaagaagaagaagaaatcatAACTTTAGTTATTGAGGAACCCAAAGAGAAATGGGATTGTGAATCCATTTTGA GTACGTACTCAAACTTATATAATCATCCAAAACTTATTGAGGAGCCAGCAAAG TCCAAACCAATCAAAATTTCTCACAAGAGTGGAATCCCACTGGATATCTTGCCTCAGAGAGGTCTTACGGCTAAGCAGATCGAACGCATGCAGATGATTGATCAAAGTGATCTGCCAAGAGTATCCACACAGCCACGTTTAAAAAATGAGAGCAGAGAGGATCGAAAAGCTAGAAAACAAGCTATAAAGGAAGAACGAAAG GAACGGAGAATGGAGAAGAAAGCCAACAAATTAGCCTTCAAGTTGGAAAAAACAAGGCAAGAAAAAGAACTGCTGAATCTGAGACAGAACGTTCAAGGGCTCCAGCTGTCATAG